A stretch of the Cydia strobilella chromosome 23, ilCydStro3.1, whole genome shotgun sequence genome encodes the following:
- the LOC134751756 gene encoding uncharacterized protein LOC134751756 isoform X1 gives MLAWQMLCERYNNPKRLVTNHMRALFDVEPVPSTPSGLRGLCDNISKHLRSLRSLNVPTENWDLAIIHMLVKKLDSRLQSKWENSVDLRKLPSLQDFKTFLKNRADRLEATSPAVPSDAPSTSKKAMVTTSEPIKVTSKQFKCNQCPYCSSTHYINQCPKFSALNVIARIRAVNKLRLCFNCLSGTHVLTNCRASTCRVCKGKHHTLLHKPNTNTHVGSNPVPTRLPISTLIDEQPSSSQIETTLSNNTLIEKQINNARNRSVFLTTAQVLVRDKHNNVHKMKAFLDNGSQENFITENAAKKLQLNKEQLALNVIGFNEKVSSLLESCDVTLHSLDGTFTTNLSCFITPIICTTNILIPNVQRWHIPSRYKLADDEFNLAQDVDLLIGGEIFFDLLLTGKYKLGPGLPVLRRSRLGWIVTGSVQKKTESAIQCKVTVETQLKKFWEIEEGSAPNLPYDEKQCEDIFLKTHTHNSEGNFEIELPLKQPPTKLGQSRHIAYRRFKTLESKFERNPEFKDKYVNFMREFEQAGHMIQLQDNYDGPCNFLPHQAVFRDSPSTPIRIVFDCSCRTDNGISLNDIQYKGSIIQDELINILLRFRKYQYVINADIQKMYRCIYVKPNQQYLQCIFWRENTHQRLQIYMLTTLSFGLKSAPHIATRCLLQLSNENQHTFPAAAEAIANQFYMDDFIAGGDDENQVAETASQVNEILRGANFTLRKWKSNSEVIIKRGSSQPISWRRCDDSSPGEVNRRSWTSGGAGHVTTSERCRNARSGGARAAQASQSTPSSWYETSVCRPAGGGWARSSRRSRAGMASPGWPSSEPPEGTSNARSITFVHYLLRVKSYK, from the exons ATGCTCGCGTGGCAGATGCTTTGTGAACGTTATAATAATCCTAAACGTTTAGTCACCAACCACATGCGAGCCTTGTTCGACGTGGAACCGGTACCGTCAACTCCTTCGGGTCTAAGAGGTCTGTGCGATAATATTTCCAAACATTTGAGATCTTTGCGctcattaaatgtacctaccgaAAATTGGGATCTCGCAATTATTCACATGTTAGTTAAAAAGTTAGACAGTCGATTGCAATCAAAGTGGGAAAACAGTGTTGATTTGAGAAAATTGCCTTCGTTGCAGGATTTCAAAACCTTCCTAAAGAACCGAGCTGACCGGCTGGAAGCGACCAGCCCAGCAGTACCATCGGACGCACCCAGCACTTCCAAGAAGGCCATGGTAACCACGTCCGAACCTATCAAGGTAACCTCCAAACAGTTTAAATGTAACCAGTGTCCGTATTGTTCGAGTACGCATTATATTAATCAGTGTCCAAAGTTTAGTGCATTAAACGTTATCGCGCGCATCCGAGCCGTGAATAAATTACGATTATGCTTTAATTGTTTGTCCGGAACGCATGTCTTAACAAACTGCAGGGCCAGTACATGTCGAGTATGTAAGGGCAAGCATCATACGTTACTACACAAACCAAATACCAACACTCATGTAGGTAGTAACCCCGTACCAACGCGATTACCAATATCAACGTTAATCGACGAACAACCGAGTTCTAGTCAAATCGAGACTACCTTGTCGAATAACACTTTaatcgaaaaacaaataaacaatgcgCGAAATAGGTCAGTTTTCCTTACAACAGCCCAAGTGCTCGTTAGGGATAAGCATAACAATGTGCATAAAATGAAGGCATTTTTAGACAATGGCTCgcaagaaaatttcattaccgaaaacgcggccaaaaagttacaattaaaCAAGGAACAACTTGCCTTAAATGTCATAGGTTTCAATGAAAAAGTGTCTAGCCTTTTAGAATCGTGTGACGTAACATTGCATTCCTTAGACGGAACCTTTACAACGAATTTGTCCTGTTTTATTACGCCTATAATTTGtactaccaacattttaataccaAACGTGCAACGTTGGCACATTCCGTCGCGTTATAAATTAGCTGATGACGAGTTTAACTTAGCTCAAGATGTAGATTTGCTTATCGGTGGGGAGATATTCTTTGATTTACTTCTTACCGGTAAATACAAGCTCGGGCCCGGATTACCGGTTCTGAGACGCTCGCGATTAGGATGGATAGtcacgggttccgtacaaaaaaaaaccgagtctgccattcaatgtaaagttacagtagaaactcaattaaaaaagttttgggaAATAGAGGAGGGTTCCGCACCAAATTTACCCTATGATGAAAAACAATGTGAGGATATATTTCTGAAAACTCACACTCACAACTCTGAGGGTAATTTCGAAATAGAACTTCCATTAAAGCAGCCACCTACCAAGTTAGGTCAATCTAGGCACATAGCATATCGGAGGTTCAAAACATTAGAATCCAAGTTCGAGCGGAACCCcgaatttaaagataaatatgtgAATTTCATGCGCGAGTTCGAACAAGCTGGCCATATGATTCAATTACAAGATAATTATGATGGCCCATGTAATTTTCTACCCCACCAAGCTGTTTTCCGCGACTCCCCCTCAACCCCTATTCGAATTGTTTTCGACTGCTCATGCAGAACTGATAACGGCATTTCTTTGAATGATATCCAATACAAAGGCTCAATAATACAGGACGAACTCATAAATATACTTCTACGATTCCGAAAATACCAATATGTTATTAACGCtgacatacaaaaaatgtacagatgtatttatgttaaaccAAATCAACAATACCTACAATGCATATTTTGGCGGGAAAATACTCACCAAAGACTCCAAATTTATATGCTGACCACATTAAGTTTCGGCTTAAAGTCAGCACCACATATTGCAACCAGatgtttgttacaattgtcaaACGAAAACCAACACACATTTCCAGCAGCTGCAGAGGCCATAGCGAACCAGTTCTACATGGACGATTTTATCGCCGGCGGCGACGACGAGAATCAGGTAGCTGAAACTGCATCACAGGTGAACGAGATCCTGCGGGGAGCCAACTTCACGCTGCGGAAATGGAAGTCCAATTCCGAAGTCATCATAAAACGG GGCTCGAGTCAGCCAATTTCCTGGCGGCGCTGCGACGATTCATCGCCAGGAGAGGTAAACCGAAGGAGTTG GACTTCTGGCGGCGCTGGTCACGTGACTACATCGGAACGCTGCAGGAACGCACGAAGTGGAGGAGCGCGCGCGGCCCAAGCCTCGCAGTCGACACCGTCGTCCTGGTACGAGACGAGCGTCTGCCGCCCTGCCGGTGGAGGCTGGGCAAGATCGTCGCGACGCAGCCGGGCCGGGATGGCGTCACCAGGGTGGCCGTCATCCGAACCGCCAGAGGGGACATCCAACGCGCGTTCAATAACATTTGTCCATTACCTACTTCGGGTGAAGtcatataagtag
- the LOC134751756 gene encoding uncharacterized protein LOC134751756 isoform X7, whose translation MTIVRKPRRSNPSDFKTFLKNRADRLEATSPAVPSDAPSTSKKAMVTTSEPIKGSSQPISWRRCDDSSPGEVNRRSWTSGGAGHVTTSERCRNARSGGARAAQASQSTPSSWYETSVCRPAGGGWARSSRRSRAGMASPGWPSSEPPEGTSNARSITFVHYLLRVKSYK comes from the exons ATGACCATAGTCCGCAAGCCCCGCCGCAGCAACCCCTCG GATTTCAAAACCTTCCTAAAGAACCGAGCTGACCGGCTGGAAGCGACCAGCCCAGCAGTACCATCGGACGCACCCAGCACTTCCAAGAAGGCCATGGTAACCACGTCCGAACCTATCAAG GGCTCGAGTCAGCCAATTTCCTGGCGGCGCTGCGACGATTCATCGCCAGGAGAGGTAAACCGAAGGAGTTG GACTTCTGGCGGCGCTGGTCACGTGACTACATCGGAACGCTGCAGGAACGCACGAAGTGGAGGAGCGCGCGCGGCCCAAGCCTCGCAGTCGACACCGTCGTCCTGGTACGAGACGAGCGTCTGCCGCCCTGCCGGTGGAGGCTGGGCAAGATCGTCGCGACGCAGCCGGGCCGGGATGGCGTCACCAGGGTGGCCGTCATCCGAACCGCCAGAGGGGACATCCAACGCGCGTTCAATAACATTTGTCCATTACCTACTTCGGGTGAAGtcatataagtag
- the LOC134751756 gene encoding uncharacterized protein LOC134751756 isoform X2: MTIVRKPRRSNPSDFKTFLKNRADRLEATSPAVPSDAPSTSKKAMVTTSEPIKVTSKQFKCNQCPYCSSTHYINQCPKFSALNVIARIRAVNKLRLCFNCLSGTHVLTNCRASTCRVCKGKHHTLLHKPNTNTHVGSNPVPTRLPISTLIDEQPSSSQIETTLSNNTLIEKQINNARNRSVFLTTAQVLVRDKHNNVHKMKAFLDNGSQENFITENAAKKLQLNKEQLALNVIGFNEKVSSLLESCDVTLHSLDGTFTTNLSCFITPIICTTNILIPNVQRWHIPSRYKLADDEFNLAQDVDLLIGGEIFFDLLLTGKYKLGPGLPVLRRSRLGWIVTGSVQKKTESAIQCKVTVETQLKKFWEIEEGSAPNLPYDEKQCEDIFLKTHTHNSEGNFEIELPLKQPPTKLGQSRHIAYRRFKTLESKFERNPEFKDKYVNFMREFEQAGHMIQLQDNYDGPCNFLPHQAVFRDSPSTPIRIVFDCSCRTDNGISLNDIQYKGSIIQDELINILLRFRKYQYVINADIQKMYRCIYVKPNQQYLQCIFWRENTHQRLQIYMLTTLSFGLKSAPHIATRCLLQLSNENQHTFPAAAEAIANQFYMDDFIAGGDDENQVAETASQVNEILRGANFTLRKWKSNSEVIIKRGSSQPISWRRCDDSSPGEVNRRSWTSGGAGHVTTSERCRNARSGGARAAQASQSTPSSWYETSVCRPAGGGWARSSRRSRAGMASPGWPSSEPPEGTSNARSITFVHYLLRVKSYK; this comes from the exons ATGACCATAGTCCGCAAGCCCCGCCGCAGCAACCCCTCG GATTTCAAAACCTTCCTAAAGAACCGAGCTGACCGGCTGGAAGCGACCAGCCCAGCAGTACCATCGGACGCACCCAGCACTTCCAAGAAGGCCATGGTAACCACGTCCGAACCTATCAAGGTAACCTCCAAACAGTTTAAATGTAACCAGTGTCCGTATTGTTCGAGTACGCATTATATTAATCAGTGTCCAAAGTTTAGTGCATTAAACGTTATCGCGCGCATCCGAGCCGTGAATAAATTACGATTATGCTTTAATTGTTTGTCCGGAACGCATGTCTTAACAAACTGCAGGGCCAGTACATGTCGAGTATGTAAGGGCAAGCATCATACGTTACTACACAAACCAAATACCAACACTCATGTAGGTAGTAACCCCGTACCAACGCGATTACCAATATCAACGTTAATCGACGAACAACCGAGTTCTAGTCAAATCGAGACTACCTTGTCGAATAACACTTTaatcgaaaaacaaataaacaatgcgCGAAATAGGTCAGTTTTCCTTACAACAGCCCAAGTGCTCGTTAGGGATAAGCATAACAATGTGCATAAAATGAAGGCATTTTTAGACAATGGCTCgcaagaaaatttcattaccgaaaacgcggccaaaaagttacaattaaaCAAGGAACAACTTGCCTTAAATGTCATAGGTTTCAATGAAAAAGTGTCTAGCCTTTTAGAATCGTGTGACGTAACATTGCATTCCTTAGACGGAACCTTTACAACGAATTTGTCCTGTTTTATTACGCCTATAATTTGtactaccaacattttaataccaAACGTGCAACGTTGGCACATTCCGTCGCGTTATAAATTAGCTGATGACGAGTTTAACTTAGCTCAAGATGTAGATTTGCTTATCGGTGGGGAGATATTCTTTGATTTACTTCTTACCGGTAAATACAAGCTCGGGCCCGGATTACCGGTTCTGAGACGCTCGCGATTAGGATGGATAGtcacgggttccgtacaaaaaaaaaccgagtctgccattcaatgtaaagttacagtagaaactcaattaaaaaagttttgggaAATAGAGGAGGGTTCCGCACCAAATTTACCCTATGATGAAAAACAATGTGAGGATATATTTCTGAAAACTCACACTCACAACTCTGAGGGTAATTTCGAAATAGAACTTCCATTAAAGCAGCCACCTACCAAGTTAGGTCAATCTAGGCACATAGCATATCGGAGGTTCAAAACATTAGAATCCAAGTTCGAGCGGAACCCcgaatttaaagataaatatgtgAATTTCATGCGCGAGTTCGAACAAGCTGGCCATATGATTCAATTACAAGATAATTATGATGGCCCATGTAATTTTCTACCCCACCAAGCTGTTTTCCGCGACTCCCCCTCAACCCCTATTCGAATTGTTTTCGACTGCTCATGCAGAACTGATAACGGCATTTCTTTGAATGATATCCAATACAAAGGCTCAATAATACAGGACGAACTCATAAATATACTTCTACGATTCCGAAAATACCAATATGTTATTAACGCtgacatacaaaaaatgtacagatgtatttatgttaaaccAAATCAACAATACCTACAATGCATATTTTGGCGGGAAAATACTCACCAAAGACTCCAAATTTATATGCTGACCACATTAAGTTTCGGCTTAAAGTCAGCACCACATATTGCAACCAGatgtttgttacaattgtcaaACGAAAACCAACACACATTTCCAGCAGCTGCAGAGGCCATAGCGAACCAGTTCTACATGGACGATTTTATCGCCGGCGGCGACGACGAGAATCAGGTAGCTGAAACTGCATCACAGGTGAACGAGATCCTGCGGGGAGCCAACTTCACGCTGCGGAAATGGAAGTCCAATTCCGAAGTCATCATAAAACGG GGCTCGAGTCAGCCAATTTCCTGGCGGCGCTGCGACGATTCATCGCCAGGAGAGGTAAACCGAAGGAGTTG GACTTCTGGCGGCGCTGGTCACGTGACTACATCGGAACGCTGCAGGAACGCACGAAGTGGAGGAGCGCGCGCGGCCCAAGCCTCGCAGTCGACACCGTCGTCCTGGTACGAGACGAGCGTCTGCCGCCCTGCCGGTGGAGGCTGGGCAAGATCGTCGCGACGCAGCCGGGCCGGGATGGCGTCACCAGGGTGGCCGTCATCCGAACCGCCAGAGGGGACATCCAACGCGCGTTCAATAACATTTGTCCATTACCTACTTCGGGTGAAGtcatataagtag
- the LOC134751756 gene encoding uncharacterized protein LOC134751756 isoform X8, whose translation MDDFIAGGDDENQVAETASQVNEILRGANFTLRKWKSNSEVIIKRGSSQPISWRRCDDSSPGEVNRRSWTSGGAGHVTTSERCRNARSGGARAAQASQSTPSSWYETSVCRPAGGGWARSSRRSRAGMASPGWPSSEPPEGTSNARSITFVHYLLRVKSYK comes from the exons ATGGACGATTTTATCGCCGGCGGCGACGACGAGAATCAGGTAGCTGAAACTGCATCACAGGTGAACGAGATCCTGCGGGGAGCCAACTTCACGCTGCGGAAATGGAAGTCCAATTCCGAAGTCATCATAAAACGG GGCTCGAGTCAGCCAATTTCCTGGCGGCGCTGCGACGATTCATCGCCAGGAGAGGTAAACCGAAGGAGTTG GACTTCTGGCGGCGCTGGTCACGTGACTACATCGGAACGCTGCAGGAACGCACGAAGTGGAGGAGCGCGCGCGGCCCAAGCCTCGCAGTCGACACCGTCGTCCTGGTACGAGACGAGCGTCTGCCGCCCTGCCGGTGGAGGCTGGGCAAGATCGTCGCGACGCAGCCGGGCCGGGATGGCGTCACCAGGGTGGCCGTCATCCGAACCGCCAGAGGGGACATCCAACGCGCGTTCAATAACATTTGTCCATTACCTACTTCGGGTGAAGtcatataagtag
- the LOC134751756 gene encoding uncharacterized protein LOC134751756 isoform X5, which translates to MLAWQMLCERYNNPKRLVTNHMRALFDVEPVPSTPSGLRGLCDNISKHLRSLRSLNVPTENWDLAIIHMLVKKLDSRLQSKWENSVDLRKLPSLQDFKTFLKNRADRLEATSPAVPSDAPSTSKKAMVTTSEPIKGSSQPISWRRCDDSSPGEVNRRSWTSGGAGHVTTSERCRNARSGGARAAQASQSTPSSWYETSVCRPAGGGWARSSRRSRAGMASPGWPSSEPPEGTSNARSITFVHYLLRVKSYK; encoded by the exons ATGCTCGCGTGGCAGATGCTTTGTGAACGTTATAATAATCCTAAACGTTTAGTCACCAACCACATGCGAGCCTTGTTCGACGTGGAACCGGTACCGTCAACTCCTTCGGGTCTAAGAGGTCTGTGCGATAATATTTCCAAACATTTGAGATCTTTGCGctcattaaatgtacctaccgaAAATTGGGATCTCGCAATTATTCACATGTTAGTTAAAAAGTTAGACAGTCGATTGCAATCAAAGTGGGAAAACAGTGTTGATTTGAGAAAATTGCCTTCGTTGCAGGATTTCAAAACCTTCCTAAAGAACCGAGCTGACCGGCTGGAAGCGACCAGCCCAGCAGTACCATCGGACGCACCCAGCACTTCCAAGAAGGCCATGGTAACCACGTCCGAACCTATCAAG GGCTCGAGTCAGCCAATTTCCTGGCGGCGCTGCGACGATTCATCGCCAGGAGAGGTAAACCGAAGGAGTTG GACTTCTGGCGGCGCTGGTCACGTGACTACATCGGAACGCTGCAGGAACGCACGAAGTGGAGGAGCGCGCGCGGCCCAAGCCTCGCAGTCGACACCGTCGTCCTGGTACGAGACGAGCGTCTGCCGCCCTGCCGGTGGAGGCTGGGCAAGATCGTCGCGACGCAGCCGGGCCGGGATGGCGTCACCAGGGTGGCCGTCATCCGAACCGCCAGAGGGGACATCCAACGCGCGTTCAATAACATTTGTCCATTACCTACTTCGGGTGAAGtcatataagtag
- the LOC134751756 gene encoding uncharacterized protein LOC134751756 isoform X6, giving the protein MLAWQMLCERYNNPKRLVTNHMRALFDVEPVPSTPSGLRGLCDNISKHLRSLRSLNVPTENWDLAIIHMLVKKLDSRLQSKWENSVDLRKLPSLQDFKTFLKNRADRLEATSPAVPSDAPSTSKKAMGSSQPISWRRCDDSSPGEVNRRSWTSGGAGHVTTSERCRNARSGGARAAQASQSTPSSWYETSVCRPAGGGWARSSRRSRAGMASPGWPSSEPPEGTSNARSITFVHYLLRVKSYK; this is encoded by the exons ATGCTCGCGTGGCAGATGCTTTGTGAACGTTATAATAATCCTAAACGTTTAGTCACCAACCACATGCGAGCCTTGTTCGACGTGGAACCGGTACCGTCAACTCCTTCGGGTCTAAGAGGTCTGTGCGATAATATTTCCAAACATTTGAGATCTTTGCGctcattaaatgtacctaccgaAAATTGGGATCTCGCAATTATTCACATGTTAGTTAAAAAGTTAGACAGTCGATTGCAATCAAAGTGGGAAAACAGTGTTGATTTGAGAAAATTGCCTTCGTTGCAGGATTTCAAAACCTTCCTAAAGAACCGAGCTGACCGGCTGGAAGCGACCAGCCCAGCAGTACCATCGGACGCACCCAGCACTTCCAAGAAGGCCATG GGCTCGAGTCAGCCAATTTCCTGGCGGCGCTGCGACGATTCATCGCCAGGAGAGGTAAACCGAAGGAGTTG GACTTCTGGCGGCGCTGGTCACGTGACTACATCGGAACGCTGCAGGAACGCACGAAGTGGAGGAGCGCGCGCGGCCCAAGCCTCGCAGTCGACACCGTCGTCCTGGTACGAGACGAGCGTCTGCCGCCCTGCCGGTGGAGGCTGGGCAAGATCGTCGCGACGCAGCCGGGCCGGGATGGCGTCACCAGGGTGGCCGTCATCCGAACCGCCAGAGGGGACATCCAACGCGCGTTCAATAACATTTGTCCATTACCTACTTCGGGTGAAGtcatataagtag
- the LOC134751756 gene encoding uncharacterized protein LOC134751756 isoform X9 → MLAWQMLCERYNNPKRLVTNHMRALFDVEPVPSTPSGLRGLESANFLAALRRFIARRGKPKELDFWRRWSRDYIGTLQERTKWRSARGPSLAVDTVVLVRDERLPPCRWRLGKIVATQPGRDGVTRVAVIRTARGDIQRAFNNICPLPTSGEVI, encoded by the exons ATGCTCGCGTGGCAGATGCTTTGTGAACGTTATAATAATCCTAAACGTTTAGTCACCAACCACATGCGAGCCTTGTTCGACGTGGAACCGGTACCGTCAACTCCTTCGGGTCTAAGAG GGCTCGAGTCAGCCAATTTCCTGGCGGCGCTGCGACGATTCATCGCCAGGAGAGGTAAACCGAAGGAGTTG GACTTCTGGCGGCGCTGGTCACGTGACTACATCGGAACGCTGCAGGAACGCACGAAGTGGAGGAGCGCGCGCGGCCCAAGCCTCGCAGTCGACACCGTCGTCCTGGTACGAGACGAGCGTCTGCCGCCCTGCCGGTGGAGGCTGGGCAAGATCGTCGCGACGCAGCCGGGCCGGGATGGCGTCACCAGGGTGGCCGTCATCCGAACCGCCAGAGGGGACATCCAACGCGCGTTCAATAACATTTGTCCATTACCTACTTCGGGTGAAGtcatataa
- the LOC134751756 gene encoding uncharacterized protein LOC134751756 isoform X3, which produces MLAWQMLCERYNNPKRLVTNHMRALFDVEPVPSTPSGLRGLESANFLAALRRFIARRGKPKELVSDNSTTFHGASNELKDLQKYLQDSSSELVSHCADEGIKWSFIPVYTPHMGSLWESSIKLTKYHLKRVLGLSLLTYEQFVSILYQVESMVNSRPLCPLPSSNPDYPVLTPAHFLIGKAPNSLPDEDYNHVPKNRLTHYQLLQQITQDFWRRWSRDYIGTLQERTKWRSARGPSLAVDTVVLVRDERLPPCRWRLGKIVATQPGRDGVTRVAVIRTARGDIQRAFNNICPLPTSGEVI; this is translated from the exons ATGCTCGCGTGGCAGATGCTTTGTGAACGTTATAATAATCCTAAACGTTTAGTCACCAACCACATGCGAGCCTTGTTCGACGTGGAACCGGTACCGTCAACTCCTTCGGGTCTAAGAG GGCTCGAGTCAGCCAATTTCCTGGCGGCGCTGCGACGATTCATCGCCAGGAGAGGTAAACCGAAGGAGTTGGTGAGTGACAATTCAACAACCTTTCATGGGGCTAGTAACGAGctaaaagatttacaaaaatacctacaggacAGCTCGAGCGAGCTAGTATCTCATTGCGCAGACGAGGGCATAAAATGGAGTTTTATTCCTGTCTATACACCTCATATGGGGTCCCTATgggaatctagtataaaacttaccaaatatcatttaaaaagagtGTTAGGGTTATCTTTGTTAACTTACGAACAATTTGTATCAATCCTATATCAGGTAGAATCTATGGTAAATTCTAGGCCACTATGTCCCTTACCTAGTTCAAATCCTGACTATCCTGTCCTTACGCCAGCTCACTTTTTAATTGGAAAAGCACCAAATTCACTTCCGGACGAAGATTATAACCATGTACCAAAGAACCGATTAACTCACTATCAACTTTTGCAACAAATCACGCAGGACTTCTGGCGGCGCTGGTCACGTGACTACATCGGAACGCTGCAGGAACGCACGAAGTGGAGGAGCGCGCGCGGCCCAAGCCTCGCAGTCGACACCGTCGTCCTGGTACGAGACGAGCGTCTGCCGCCCTGCCGGTGGAGGCTGGGCAAGATCGTCGCGACGCAGCCGGGCCGGGATGGCGTCACCAGGGTGGCCGTCATCCGAACCGCCAGAGGGGACATCCAACGCGCGTTCAATAACATTTGTCCATTACCTACTTCGGGTGAAGtcatataa
- the LOC134751756 gene encoding uncharacterized protein LOC134751756 isoform X10, with translation MEVQFRSHHKTGLESANFLAALRRFIARRGKPKELDFWRRWSRDYIGTLQERTKWRSARGPSLAVDTVVLVRDERLPPCRWRLGKIVATQPGRDGVTRVAVIRTARGDIQRAFNNICPLPTSGEVI, from the exons ATGGAAGTCCAATTCCGAAGTCATCATAAAACGG GGCTCGAGTCAGCCAATTTCCTGGCGGCGCTGCGACGATTCATCGCCAGGAGAGGTAAACCGAAGGAGTTG GACTTCTGGCGGCGCTGGTCACGTGACTACATCGGAACGCTGCAGGAACGCACGAAGTGGAGGAGCGCGCGCGGCCCAAGCCTCGCAGTCGACACCGTCGTCCTGGTACGAGACGAGCGTCTGCCGCCCTGCCGGTGGAGGCTGGGCAAGATCGTCGCGACGCAGCCGGGCCGGGATGGCGTCACCAGGGTGGCCGTCATCCGAACCGCCAGAGGGGACATCCAACGCGCGTTCAATAACATTTGTCCATTACCTACTTCGGGTGAAGtcatataa
- the LOC134751756 gene encoding uncharacterized protein LOC134751756 isoform X4 — protein sequence MEVQFRSHHKTGLESANFLAALRRFIARRGKPKELVSDNSTTFHGASNELKDLQKYLQDSSSELVSHCADEGIKWSFIPVYTPHMGSLWESSIKLTKYHLKRVLGLSLLTYEQFVSILYQVESMVNSRPLCPLPSSNPDYPVLTPAHFLIGKAPNSLPDEDYNHVPKNRLTHYQLLQQITQDFWRRWSRDYIGTLQERTKWRSARGPSLAVDTVVLVRDERLPPCRWRLGKIVATQPGRDGVTRVAVIRTARGDIQRAFNNICPLPTSGEVI from the exons ATGGAAGTCCAATTCCGAAGTCATCATAAAACGG GGCTCGAGTCAGCCAATTTCCTGGCGGCGCTGCGACGATTCATCGCCAGGAGAGGTAAACCGAAGGAGTTGGTGAGTGACAATTCAACAACCTTTCATGGGGCTAGTAACGAGctaaaagatttacaaaaatacctacaggacAGCTCGAGCGAGCTAGTATCTCATTGCGCAGACGAGGGCATAAAATGGAGTTTTATTCCTGTCTATACACCTCATATGGGGTCCCTATgggaatctagtataaaacttaccaaatatcatttaaaaagagtGTTAGGGTTATCTTTGTTAACTTACGAACAATTTGTATCAATCCTATATCAGGTAGAATCTATGGTAAATTCTAGGCCACTATGTCCCTTACCTAGTTCAAATCCTGACTATCCTGTCCTTACGCCAGCTCACTTTTTAATTGGAAAAGCACCAAATTCACTTCCGGACGAAGATTATAACCATGTACCAAAGAACCGATTAACTCACTATCAACTTTTGCAACAAATCACGCAGGACTTCTGGCGGCGCTGGTCACGTGACTACATCGGAACGCTGCAGGAACGCACGAAGTGGAGGAGCGCGCGCGGCCCAAGCCTCGCAGTCGACACCGTCGTCCTGGTACGAGACGAGCGTCTGCCGCCCTGCCGGTGGAGGCTGGGCAAGATCGTCGCGACGCAGCCGGGCCGGGATGGCGTCACCAGGGTGGCCGTCATCCGAACCGCCAGAGGGGACATCCAACGCGCGTTCAATAACATTTGTCCATTACCTACTTCGGGTGAAGtcatataa